The following are encoded in a window of Cumulibacter manganitolerans genomic DNA:
- a CDS encoding CaiB/BaiF CoA transferase family protein: MNTAGPSDGALAGITVIELTHAIAGPQCGQILADHGAHVIKVEPPAGDFSRGARPIVDGDSVYFACHNRGKRSVVLDLKDEADRLSFDKLLSSADVLLTNYSADVPARLGFGFDQLSTRFPRLVVAHITGFGITSADRAVRAYDGIVQSMSGIPASTGSPGTAPVLASAFVADHIAAYHAALGIMFALRERDRTGEGSLVDISMLDAYASTSAHFLQASVSGQEPVPVGNRVATAFSSTFAARDGDVYLAPIGAGKWATFCGLLEIDDPQLTDYQQMLGYAREPAYDAVAEWCRERDRDDIVALMQQYGIPCGPVLTSRDYAMRALREERLLRVSAPDGPSYWTPGPVGNVGLTSDPRRAVVPPLGGDTEHLLERPSATGR, encoded by the coding sequence GTGAACACCGCGGGGCCGAGCGACGGCGCTCTCGCAGGGATCACCGTCATCGAGCTGACGCATGCCATCGCCGGACCGCAATGCGGGCAGATTCTCGCCGATCATGGTGCCCACGTGATCAAGGTCGAGCCACCGGCCGGTGACTTCAGCCGCGGTGCGCGACCGATCGTCGACGGCGACAGTGTCTACTTCGCCTGCCACAACCGAGGCAAGCGCTCGGTGGTACTGGACCTGAAGGACGAGGCCGACCGACTCTCCTTCGACAAGCTGCTTTCGTCCGCCGACGTCCTGCTCACCAACTACAGCGCCGATGTGCCGGCCCGGCTGGGCTTCGGCTTCGACCAGCTGTCCACCCGGTTCCCGCGACTGGTCGTCGCGCACATCACCGGCTTCGGGATCACCAGTGCAGACCGGGCCGTGCGCGCATACGACGGGATCGTTCAGAGCATGTCCGGTATCCCGGCCTCCACCGGATCGCCGGGCACCGCCCCGGTCCTCGCATCGGCATTTGTGGCCGACCACATCGCCGCCTACCACGCGGCGCTCGGCATCATGTTCGCGCTCCGCGAGCGAGACCGAACCGGTGAGGGAAGCCTCGTCGACATCAGCATGCTGGATGCATACGCGTCGACATCCGCGCACTTCCTGCAGGCGTCGGTCAGCGGACAGGAGCCAGTCCCTGTCGGTAATCGGGTCGCGACGGCGTTCTCGAGCACGTTCGCGGCGCGCGACGGCGACGTCTACCTCGCTCCCATCGGCGCGGGGAAGTGGGCCACGTTCTGCGGCCTGCTCGAGATCGACGATCCGCAGCTGACGGACTATCAGCAGATGCTTGGGTACGCCCGCGAGCCGGCGTACGACGCGGTGGCCGAATGGTGTCGCGAGCGCGATCGCGACGACATCGTGGCGCTCATGCAGCAGTACGGCATCCCGTGTGGTCCGGTCCTCACGTCCCGCGACTACGCGATGCGCGCACTGCGTGAGGAGCGTCTTCTCCGGGTGTCGGCTCCGGATGGCCCGTCGTACTGGACGCCCGGTCCAGTAGGCAATGTGGGCCTTACCTCCGACCCCAGACGCGCTGTAGTGCCTCCTCTCGGAGGCGACACGGAGCACCTTCTCGAGCGGCCCTCCGCGACTGGAAGGTAG
- a CDS encoding ABC transporter ATP-binding protein produces MAERDPDRPILRVADLAVSFDSADGPLQAIHDVSFELRAGQITGLVGESGSGKSVTGLSLMGLLPTSAEVTGSIQLAGRELVGLGDRELTTVRGGDIAMIFQDAQSALDPVQRIGAQIADTVRAHGDVGRRTALVRAEELLRQVGIPDPRARMRDFPHQLSGGMRQRVMIAVALAGEPSVLIADEPTTALDVTIQAQILDLLRDACAESGTALLMITHDLGVVAELCEQVITMYAGEVVETAAVDDLLVTPHHPYSSGLICSIPVATYGEDRLRSIPGRVPGLHEMPAGCRFEARCTHARGRCRDQHPELRLVAGAAPARSRCHFADELELAGATAPVAGDAG; encoded by the coding sequence GTGGCCGAGCGTGACCCCGACCGTCCGATCCTGCGGGTCGCGGACCTGGCCGTGTCGTTCGACTCCGCGGACGGCCCGCTCCAGGCCATCCACGATGTGTCGTTCGAGCTGCGCGCCGGCCAGATCACCGGTCTGGTAGGCGAAAGCGGTAGTGGCAAGTCGGTGACCGGGTTGTCGCTGATGGGTCTGCTCCCGACGAGCGCCGAGGTGACCGGGTCGATCCAGCTGGCCGGTCGCGAGCTGGTCGGGCTTGGTGACCGAGAGCTGACCACAGTGCGCGGCGGCGATATCGCGATGATCTTCCAGGACGCCCAATCCGCCCTCGACCCCGTGCAGCGCATCGGCGCGCAGATCGCCGACACGGTTCGCGCGCACGGCGACGTCGGCCGCAGAACCGCTCTGGTTCGCGCCGAGGAGCTGCTTCGCCAGGTCGGGATCCCTGACCCGAGGGCGCGCATGCGGGACTTCCCGCATCAGCTCTCCGGTGGCATGCGCCAACGCGTGATGATCGCGGTGGCGCTCGCCGGCGAGCCGTCGGTGCTGATCGCCGACGAGCCGACGACCGCGCTCGACGTGACGATCCAGGCACAGATCCTCGACCTGTTGCGCGACGCCTGTGCCGAGAGCGGAACCGCGCTGCTGATGATCACCCACGACCTCGGCGTCGTTGCCGAGCTGTGCGAGCAGGTGATCACGATGTACGCGGGGGAGGTGGTCGAGACGGCGGCGGTCGACGACCTGCTGGTGACCCCGCATCATCCCTACTCCAGCGGGCTGATCTGCTCGATCCCGGTGGCCACCTATGGCGAGGATCGGCTCCGCAGCATTCCCGGTCGGGTCCCGGGACTCCACGAGATGCCCGCGGGGTGCCGCTTCGAGGCCCGCTGCACCCACGCGCGAGGACGCTGCCGTGATCAGCATCCTGAGCTGCGCCTCGTCGCAGGCGCAGCGCCCGCGCGATCGCGGTGCCACTTCGCGGACGAGCTCGAGCTCGCGGGGGCGACTGCTCCGGTCGCCGGTGATGCCGGATGA
- a CDS encoding biotin/lipoyl-binding carrier protein, translating into MAEMIESEIVANVWKVLVKPGDAVAEGDTVMILESMKMEIPVEIENAGTVSAVHVAEGDSVTEGGALVTVE; encoded by the coding sequence ATGGCAGAAATGATCGAGTCGGAGATCGTCGCCAACGTCTGGAAGGTGCTGGTCAAGCCTGGTGACGCGGTGGCCGAGGGTGACACCGTGATGATCCTGGAGTCCATGAAGATGGAGATCCCGGTCGAGATCGAGAACGCTGGAACGGTCAGCGCCGTGCATGTCGCCGAGGGCGACTCGGTGACCGAGGGCGGCGCGCTCGTCACCGTCGAATAG
- a CDS encoding ABC transporter permease: MLATIGKRLLAAIPTILLASVVVFLLVQIIPGDPAVTIAGESATHEQVAAIRDSLGLNESLVEQYWSWLTHALQGDLGESLFTHEPVLPALLRTLPVTLTIVVLAFIIAVVVGIVAGVLAGWRANSWIDRIVSALAAIGHSLPSFWFGLILVTSLALTLGLFPASGSVSPLDDLGGAIGYSILPATAMGVVGAAEVARQVRGAMITAMQSDAVRTHRAKGLPQKQVVFRAFKNCAVPTLTIAGLVFNSFLGTTVVIEAVFGVGGLGGQIVTGTLQKDYPIIQGVVLITAAIVIVVNLVVDILYRVADPRTR, translated from the coding sequence GTGCTCGCCACTATCGGAAAGCGGCTGCTCGCGGCGATCCCGACAATTCTGCTCGCGAGCGTCGTCGTATTCCTGCTCGTGCAGATCATCCCCGGTGATCCGGCGGTGACGATCGCGGGAGAGTCCGCGACCCACGAGCAGGTGGCTGCCATCCGCGACTCGCTCGGGCTCAACGAGTCGTTGGTCGAGCAGTACTGGTCGTGGCTCACCCACGCCCTACAGGGCGATCTCGGCGAATCGCTGTTCACGCACGAGCCGGTGCTGCCGGCGCTGCTGCGGACCCTGCCGGTGACCCTCACGATCGTGGTCCTCGCATTCATCATCGCCGTGGTCGTGGGCATCGTGGCGGGCGTGCTCGCCGGATGGCGTGCGAACTCCTGGATCGACCGCATCGTGTCGGCCCTTGCTGCGATCGGGCACTCCCTGCCCAGCTTCTGGTTCGGGCTGATCCTCGTCACCTCCCTGGCGCTCACCCTGGGGCTGTTCCCGGCAAGCGGTTCGGTCAGCCCGTTAGACGACCTTGGGGGAGCGATCGGTTACTCGATCCTGCCGGCGACCGCCATGGGGGTGGTCGGCGCGGCGGAGGTCGCGCGGCAGGTCCGCGGCGCGATGATCACCGCGATGCAGTCCGACGCGGTCCGAACCCACCGCGCGAAGGGATTGCCGCAGAAACAGGTCGTGTTCCGAGCGTTCAAGAACTGCGCCGTCCCGACGCTCACCATCGCCGGGCTGGTCTTCAACAGCTTCCTCGGCACGACGGTCGTCATCGAGGCGGTGTTCGGAGTCGGTGGTCTCGGCGGCCAGATCGTCACCGGGACCCTGCAGAAGGACTACCCGATCATCCAGGGGGTTGTGCTGATCACCGCCGCGATCGTCATCGTCGTCAATCTTGTCGTCGACATCTTGTACCGCGTTGCCGATCCACGAACCCGTTAG
- a CDS encoding ABC transporter permease: MWRFLRSDLRAFVAAAFLAALVALMLLAPFISTGHPDLQGPDAFAGIGQAGHLLGADDTGRDSWTRLLYGARTSILASMTAVVTALVVGVPLGLAAGYFGRWVDAVLMRVVDTLLAFPSLVLAIGVGAALGGGITKAMIAVGVVFSPIIARITRGQVLSLRRRLFVEVAATYGSSRLRILLRHVLPNSLRPVVIQSALLFATGILAEASLSFLGLGVRPPTASWGTMLRSSFDYLSSAPYAIYAPGIAIVLTVLAVNSLIDALADRWEGIAVTKRRRNRTMVGV; the protein is encoded by the coding sequence ATGTGGCGATTTCTGAGGTCTGACCTGCGCGCGTTCGTCGCGGCGGCCTTCCTTGCTGCGCTGGTCGCGCTGATGCTGCTAGCGCCCTTCATCAGCACCGGGCACCCGGACCTGCAGGGCCCGGACGCGTTCGCGGGTATCGGCCAGGCCGGTCATCTCCTTGGCGCGGACGACACCGGACGCGACAGCTGGACCAGGCTGCTGTACGGCGCACGAACGTCGATCCTCGCGTCAATGACCGCGGTCGTGACGGCGCTGGTGGTGGGTGTGCCGCTCGGTCTGGCGGCCGGCTACTTCGGCCGCTGGGTGGACGCCGTCCTGATGCGAGTCGTGGACACTCTCCTGGCGTTTCCCTCTCTCGTGCTCGCCATCGGTGTGGGCGCCGCTCTCGGCGGCGGAATCACCAAGGCGATGATCGCGGTCGGCGTCGTGTTCTCGCCCATCATCGCGCGTATCACCAGGGGACAGGTGCTCTCGTTGCGGAGGCGGTTGTTCGTGGAAGTGGCCGCTACCTACGGAAGCAGCCGGCTGCGGATCCTGCTGCGGCACGTGCTCCCGAACAGCCTGCGGCCGGTGGTCATCCAGTCCGCTCTGCTGTTCGCCACCGGAATCCTTGCGGAAGCGAGCTTGTCGTTCCTGGGCCTGGGCGTGCGGCCCCCGACCGCGAGCTGGGGCACGATGCTGCGCAGCTCGTTCGATTATCTCTCCAGCGCGCCGTACGCGATCTACGCTCCCGGCATCGCCATCGTGCTGACGGTTCTGGCCGTCAACTCACTGATCGATGCACTGGCTGATCGCTGGGAAGGCATTGCGGTGACCAAACGACGACGCAATCGAACAATGGTTGGTGTGTAG
- a CDS encoding ATP-binding protein, whose product MTSGRTAPDGPSLADGRESTRWAAGLIDSLRSGARRIVALVGEPGIGKTRLIGEIRQESGSDVALLDALCQEQGQAMPFALLRALVMSVRDKLDDAADQRRAQEILDAVGDLVGDTQPVQTIYALFEDFIRSVSTHAPVAVLVDDAHLGDEESITAISLLSRHSGLTGLLIVCSARTEAMSSDSRVISTIGRMVEGPGGEVHELERLHRGDLAALVQSELGASADDRLLDVVEKYSLGNPLFAIAAVQLLGQRSRIALRRDRAYLTDEHAGGGMTKRGALLHRLFMQDNARRTVARLVAIFGPVTLEDIPVLDDIARLPAGAVAAAFDGLIEARILEERPDGAYFFVHPLVGEMLLEDIGPLERKHLHKDLAKALARTGDPQHVRHLVMGADRGDEVAIDAALGAAADLAARRPLSAAQWYERALKIISPADTARRVQCMLGQTTAYWKGSRPARAVESGLAALRVCDDPKIRAELHSVVIGATFAMGEWPTAVRHARAAIAEFPEEPRFLAQHTASLATQGLRAELDPHLRRMRQIAEGEGERPDEVTLSFFGHVGAIVGDRVIFDYATAGLDTLMRSALARGAATGRAVAAAESLAYLYAKTGDVRACREVLATVDRDTGGSRLDLGGQRSFADGLLLAAAGRWDDALALIRRAAIDLEFMELRSNLAWLTLLEAQIEFRKGNVAAVVDLFGTSTRQAQNSRGGGIAEVLLEKARAVLEGREVDVDLIQRVCDIAHDAGWWAAELYAALTAVIAGDGTTAVDMRERIAGLRDRHPFADAEFALSLATEAGDSPPLLAAVLDGALRARSLCWLAIDGIAAHATDGIAAHARDGAVPPVGGGENDELSEDDRHMIALVRDGLNNREIAEVIHFSRKTVEARLSRLYRMFECRSRIELVVEATRQGIL is encoded by the coding sequence GTGACCTCGGGACGCACCGCGCCGGACGGTCCTTCGCTCGCCGACGGCCGGGAATCGACCAGGTGGGCCGCCGGCCTCATCGATTCGTTGCGCAGTGGGGCCCGCCGGATCGTCGCCCTGGTAGGCGAACCGGGGATCGGCAAGACTCGTCTGATCGGAGAGATCCGGCAGGAGTCTGGATCCGACGTCGCGTTGCTCGACGCGTTGTGTCAGGAGCAGGGACAGGCGATGCCGTTCGCTCTGCTTCGTGCCCTGGTGATGTCGGTGCGTGACAAGCTCGACGATGCCGCGGACCAGCGTCGGGCGCAGGAGATTCTCGACGCCGTAGGTGATCTGGTCGGTGACACGCAGCCGGTGCAGACGATCTATGCACTCTTCGAGGACTTCATCCGCTCGGTGTCGACGCATGCCCCGGTGGCCGTGCTCGTCGATGATGCGCACCTGGGCGATGAAGAGTCGATCACGGCGATCTCGCTTCTGTCCCGGCACTCCGGGCTGACCGGCCTGCTCATCGTCTGCAGTGCGCGGACGGAGGCGATGAGCAGCGATTCTCGCGTCATCTCGACCATCGGACGAATGGTGGAAGGACCTGGAGGCGAGGTCCACGAGCTCGAGCGGCTGCACCGGGGCGATCTGGCCGCGCTCGTGCAGAGTGAGCTGGGCGCGTCGGCGGACGATCGGCTGCTCGACGTCGTGGAGAAGTACTCGCTCGGCAATCCGCTCTTCGCGATCGCCGCCGTCCAGCTGCTCGGTCAGCGTTCGCGGATCGCGCTGCGCCGCGATCGTGCCTACCTCACCGACGAGCACGCGGGCGGCGGCATGACCAAGCGCGGCGCGCTGTTGCACCGGCTGTTCATGCAGGACAACGCCCGCCGGACGGTCGCGCGCCTCGTGGCCATCTTCGGTCCAGTCACGCTGGAGGACATCCCGGTGCTCGACGATATCGCCCGGCTCCCGGCGGGCGCCGTGGCGGCGGCCTTCGACGGGCTGATCGAGGCCCGCATCCTGGAAGAGCGCCCCGACGGCGCCTACTTCTTCGTCCACCCGCTCGTCGGGGAGATGCTGCTGGAGGACATCGGCCCGCTGGAGCGCAAGCACCTGCACAAGGATCTCGCCAAGGCTCTGGCGCGCACCGGGGACCCGCAGCACGTGCGTCACCTCGTGATGGGCGCCGACCGCGGCGACGAGGTGGCCATCGACGCCGCGCTCGGCGCCGCAGCGGACCTCGCAGCTCGCCGACCGCTCTCGGCGGCGCAGTGGTACGAGCGCGCTCTCAAGATCATCTCGCCCGCGGACACCGCCCGGCGCGTGCAGTGCATGCTCGGTCAGACCACCGCCTACTGGAAAGGCTCGCGTCCGGCGCGAGCCGTGGAGTCCGGCCTTGCCGCGTTGCGGGTATGCGACGACCCGAAGATCCGCGCGGAGCTCCATTCGGTTGTCATCGGCGCCACCTTCGCCATGGGTGAGTGGCCGACCGCTGTACGGCACGCTCGCGCGGCGATCGCCGAGTTTCCGGAAGAGCCGCGGTTCCTCGCCCAGCACACCGCCAGCCTCGCGACGCAGGGCCTGCGGGCCGAGCTCGACCCGCACCTGCGGCGGATGCGGCAGATTGCCGAGGGCGAGGGGGAGCGGCCGGACGAGGTGACGCTGTCCTTCTTCGGTCACGTCGGCGCCATCGTCGGTGACCGGGTGATCTTCGACTATGCGACGGCCGGCCTGGACACGCTGATGCGGTCTGCCCTGGCGCGCGGCGCCGCGACCGGACGAGCCGTCGCTGCGGCGGAATCCCTGGCCTACCTCTACGCGAAGACCGGTGATGTGCGGGCGTGCCGTGAGGTGCTCGCGACGGTCGACCGGGACACCGGCGGGTCGCGGCTCGATCTCGGCGGCCAGCGGTCGTTCGCCGACGGGCTGCTGCTCGCCGCCGCCGGTCGGTGGGACGACGCGCTCGCGCTGATTCGCCGGGCCGCCATCGATCTGGAGTTCATGGAGCTGCGCTCGAACCTCGCCTGGCTGACCTTGCTCGAGGCGCAGATCGAGTTCCGCAAGGGCAACGTGGCCGCGGTGGTCGACCTGTTCGGGACGTCGACCCGCCAGGCCCAGAACTCGCGCGGCGGCGGGATCGCCGAGGTGCTGCTGGAGAAGGCTCGCGCAGTGTTGGAGGGCCGCGAGGTCGACGTCGACCTCATCCAGCGGGTCTGCGACATCGCGCACGATGCGGGCTGGTGGGCTGCCGAGCTCTACGCGGCGCTGACCGCCGTCATCGCCGGGGACGGCACGACGGCGGTCGACATGCGGGAGCGGATCGCGGGACTACGTGACCGGCATCCGTTCGCCGACGCCGAGTTCGCCCTGTCGCTGGCCACGGAGGCCGGGGACAGCCCACCGCTTCTGGCGGCCGTCCTCGACGGCGCGCTGCGCGCGCGTTCGCTGTGCTGGCTCGCGATCGACGGCATCGCGGCCCACGCGACGGACGGCATCGCGGCCCACGCGAGGGACGGCGCCGTCCCGCCGGTGGGTGGTGGCGAGAACGACGAGCTCTCCGAGGACGACCGCCACATGATCGCGCTGGTACGCGACGGGCTGAACAACAGGGAGATCGCCGAGGTCATCCACTTCAGCCGCAAGACGGTCGAGGCGCGGCTGTCGCGGCTCTATCGGATGTTCGAGTGCCGGTCTCGGATCGAGCTGGTGGTCGAGGCGACCCGCCAGGGGATCCTCTAG
- a CDS encoding ABC transporter substrate-binding protein — protein sequence MSTRHDSRFRKPGILLALASALLLLVSACGGGASGAAQKVDTDYGDPVSGGELRIGYALSPSSLDPLRGGAGSDHVTLYPIYDRLVNFDDEMKPVPSLAKSWENPDPKTLVLHLQQGVTFHDGTPFNADAVKFNLDRGRTNPVSNVKAELASVTSVDVVDDATVKLALAEPDSSLLLKLADRAGMMASPAALQSDPDALTKKPVGTGPFSFVSFSPGDSLVLEKNQNYWQDGKPYLDKLAFKFMTNTQTLVNSIQGGQVDFVTRLNAQTYKSLNAKSDLVVSADTSLGVDGCYINASMAPTDNLQLRQAMAYAIDYEGMKNSLTFGAGGEIASGLFPKDYWAHPSVEWPYKYDVKKAKELVAESGVENPEVNVVGFNGPGEQRKLEIIQGYLKAVGITMNINIEEVGTATADYVAQKFGMYCASWTGRPDPSQTYDNLLSPTGYFNGGKYAEPGVEQALSAGNEVTGLKERVSAFDAAAQYEADTLLFLPMVHVPLVTAYAPKVKGYYPSLYGKADPSFLWIGKKS from the coding sequence ATGAGTACACGGCATGACAGCCGGTTCCGGAAGCCCGGAATCCTATTGGCGTTGGCGAGTGCGTTGCTGCTCCTCGTCAGTGCCTGCGGTGGCGGGGCCTCCGGAGCCGCACAGAAGGTCGATACCGACTACGGTGATCCGGTCTCCGGCGGCGAGCTGCGGATCGGCTACGCCCTCTCGCCGTCCTCGCTGGACCCGCTGCGCGGCGGCGCCGGCAGCGACCATGTCACGCTGTACCCGATCTACGACCGGCTCGTGAATTTCGACGACGAGATGAAGCCGGTACCGAGTCTGGCGAAGTCATGGGAGAACCCCGACCCCAAGACGCTCGTCCTGCATCTGCAGCAGGGCGTGACCTTCCACGACGGGACGCCGTTCAACGCCGACGCGGTCAAGTTCAATCTCGACCGTGGGCGCACCAATCCCGTCTCCAACGTCAAGGCCGAGCTCGCCTCCGTGACCTCGGTCGACGTCGTCGACGACGCCACGGTGAAGCTCGCGCTGGCGGAGCCCGACTCCTCTCTCCTGCTCAAGCTCGCCGACCGGGCCGGGATGATGGCTTCGCCCGCTGCCCTGCAGAGCGATCCCGACGCGCTCACCAAGAAGCCGGTCGGAACCGGCCCGTTCTCGTTCGTGAGCTTCTCGCCCGGTGACTCGCTGGTACTGGAGAAGAACCAGAACTACTGGCAGGACGGGAAGCCCTACCTGGACAAGCTCGCCTTCAAGTTCATGACGAACACTCAGACTCTCGTGAACTCGATCCAGGGCGGTCAGGTCGACTTCGTGACCCGCCTGAATGCCCAGACCTACAAGTCGCTGAACGCGAAGTCCGATCTCGTGGTCTCCGCCGATACCTCACTTGGTGTCGACGGCTGCTACATCAACGCGTCGATGGCGCCCACCGACAACCTCCAGCTGCGGCAGGCGATGGCGTACGCGATCGACTACGAAGGGATGAAGAACTCCCTCACCTTCGGCGCCGGAGGTGAGATAGCGAGTGGCCTGTTCCCTAAGGACTACTGGGCCCACCCGTCGGTCGAGTGGCCCTACAAGTACGACGTGAAGAAGGCGAAGGAGCTCGTCGCGGAGTCAGGTGTCGAGAACCCGGAGGTGAACGTGGTCGGGTTCAACGGCCCAGGCGAGCAGCGCAAGCTGGAGATCATCCAGGGCTACCTCAAGGCGGTCGGCATCACGATGAACATCAACATCGAGGAGGTCGGTACCGCGACCGCCGATTACGTCGCCCAGAAGTTCGGGATGTACTGCGCGTCGTGGACCGGACGACCGGACCCGAGCCAGACCTACGACAACCTGCTCTCGCCGACCGGCTACTTCAACGGCGGCAAGTACGCCGAGCCCGGGGTCGAGCAGGCGTTGTCGGCCGGCAACGAGGTGACCGGCCTGAAGGAACGGGTCAGCGCGTTCGACGCCGCCGCCCAGTACGAGGCCGACACGCTGCTGTTCCTGCCGATGGTGCACGTGCCGCTGGTGACGGCGTACGCGCCGAAGGTGAAGGGCTACTACCCGTCGCTGTACGGCAAGGCCGACCCCAGCTTCTTGTGGATCGGCAAGAAGTCCTAG
- a CDS encoding ABC transporter ATP-binding protein, protein MSPVSTAATAVPPVLAVDDLQVRFSLGRGRTLRAVDGVSFDLAAGSTLGIIGESGSGKSTLARAIMGLAPIAGGRVTAGGAPVPSGGGRTARGARRAVQMVFQDPTEALDPRLAVEASIAEPLLVNRIAKGRRARTKVAELLDRVGLTEQQGRRRPRDLSGGQRQRVNIARALALDPRVLICDEAVSALDVSIQADILNLLMDLQQESGIAYLFISHDIGVVSRICDRIGVMYLGQLVESGTTRQVTGTPRHPYTEALLSAEPVPLPRSMRTDRRIVLRGELPSPLNPPSGCRFRTRCRFATDLCEQVPQVHNFADGHRSRCHFADELTLVGGHLSSLTNGENG, encoded by the coding sequence ATGAGCCCGGTCTCCACGGCGGCCACGGCCGTCCCCCCTGTGCTGGCGGTCGACGACCTGCAGGTGCGCTTCAGCCTCGGCCGCGGCAGGACGTTGCGTGCGGTCGACGGGGTCAGCTTCGACCTGGCGGCCGGCTCGACACTCGGCATCATCGGCGAGTCCGGATCGGGCAAGTCCACCCTCGCGCGGGCGATCATGGGGCTGGCGCCGATCGCAGGCGGGCGAGTGACAGCCGGCGGCGCACCGGTTCCGTCCGGGGGTGGCCGGACGGCACGAGGGGCGCGCCGTGCCGTGCAGATGGTCTTCCAGGACCCCACCGAGGCCCTGGACCCCCGGCTGGCGGTCGAGGCGTCCATCGCCGAACCGCTGCTGGTCAACCGGATCGCCAAGGGCCGCCGGGCGCGGACGAAGGTCGCCGAGCTGCTCGACCGAGTGGGGCTCACCGAGCAGCAGGGTCGTCGGCGGCCACGGGATCTGTCCGGCGGGCAACGGCAGCGGGTCAACATCGCCAGGGCGCTCGCCCTCGACCCGCGGGTGCTGATCTGTGACGAGGCGGTCTCGGCCCTGGACGTGTCGATCCAGGCGGACATCCTGAACCTCCTGATGGACCTGCAGCAGGAGTCCGGTATCGCCTACCTGTTCATCTCGCACGACATCGGCGTCGTGTCGCGGATCTGCGACCGGATCGGCGTGATGTACCTCGGCCAGCTCGTCGAGTCCGGGACGACCCGGCAGGTCACCGGCACGCCGAGGCATCCCTACACCGAGGCGCTGCTATCGGCCGAACCGGTGCCGCTCCCGCGTTCGATGCGCACAGATCGCCGGATTGTGCTGCGCGGTGAGCTGCCCAGCCCCCTCAATCCACCGAGCGGGTGCCGGTTCCGTACCCGTTGCAGGTTCGCGACCGACCTGTGCGAGCAGGTTCCGCAAGTGCACAACTTCGCCGACGGGCACCGATCACGTTGCCACTTCGCCGATGAGCTCACGTTGGTCGGCGGTCATCTGTCGTCCCTCACGAATGGAGAGAATGGATGA